One window of Marinobacterium aestuarii genomic DNA carries:
- a CDS encoding TDP-N-acetylfucosamine:lipid II N-acetylfucosaminyltransferase codes for MRFIHLVQDEKFIDFFADTMKYSGIEHNHRYIVYGVYSVDSLVHVFKVNPFRKVDYSYFNSKIMLDDLSNCDVLVVHFLTFESTKMIKAAPDNIKIVWSGWGADYYHLLPGGESSLLGPETKKAVRIMKIKETRGNPWSIIKMILRPLRRIYLQRFNLMPAIRRVDFFSSPIPNDFYILKSCLGDDFSASYVQLNYGGVNETFTLNSSSKERLNILVGNSATPTNNHMEVFRTLAKCDLADRKIIVPLCYGDTAYRNAVLNKGRELLGSNFYPIVKFMSLFEYNKLIGTCSVAIMNHYRQQALGNIGFVLYNGGKLYLSNNSNVGFFLRDRGAYVFDVNDIGKVDEDIDCKLDEGQKNKNRQVIEQFWGADIIEENVVKFIKTVNE; via the coding sequence ATGAGATTTATCCATCTGGTTCAGGATGAAAAATTTATTGATTTTTTTGCTGATACGATGAAATATTCTGGTATAGAACACAATCATCGCTATATTGTTTATGGTGTTTATTCAGTTGATAGTTTGGTTCATGTTTTTAAAGTCAATCCATTTAGAAAAGTAGATTATTCTTATTTTAACTCTAAAATCATGTTAGATGATCTCTCAAATTGTGATGTTTTAGTAGTGCACTTCCTCACATTTGAAAGTACGAAGATGATTAAAGCTGCGCCTGATAATATAAAAATTGTCTGGAGTGGGTGGGGTGCCGATTATTATCATTTATTACCAGGTGGTGAGAGCTCTCTTTTAGGTCCTGAAACAAAAAAAGCTGTACGGATAATGAAAATAAAAGAGACAAGGGGGAATCCCTGGTCTATTATCAAAATGATTCTAAGACCGTTGCGTCGAATTTATTTGCAACGTTTTAATCTGATGCCAGCAATTAGGCGGGTAGATTTTTTTTCCTCACCAATCCCTAATGATTTTTATATTCTGAAAAGTTGTTTGGGAGATGATTTTTCCGCCTCATATGTACAACTGAATTATGGAGGCGTAAATGAAACATTCACTCTTAATTCTAGCAGTAAAGAAAGGTTGAATATTTTGGTCGGTAATTCCGCGACGCCTACTAACAACCATATGGAAGTATTTCGTACATTGGCTAAATGTGATTTGGCGGACCGTAAAATAATTGTGCCGCTGTGTTATGGTGATACGGCTTACCGTAATGCTGTTTTGAATAAAGGAAGAGAGTTACTTGGTTCGAATTTTTATCCTATAGTCAAATTTATGTCTCTTTTTGAGTATAATAAATTAATTGGAACGTGTTCGGTTGCGATAATGAATCATTATCGTCAACAGGCTTTGGGTAATATTGGTTTTGTTCTTTATAACGGTGGAAAACTTTATTTAAGTAATAATAGTAATGTCGGATTTTTTTTAAGAGATCGCGGTGCATATGTTTTTGATGTAAATGATATTGGTAAAGTCGATGAAGATATTGATTGTAAGCTTGATGAAGGTCAGAAGAATAAAAATAGACAGGTGATAGAACAATTTTGGGGCGCGGATATCATTGAAGAAAACGTAGTTAAATTTATAAAAACTGTTAACGAGTAG
- a CDS encoding methyltransferase domain-containing protein, with amino-acid sequence MVSKNHINRGYHNWLGYNINDRFLEMHTRLYNGVLYDLGAGEAPYKDFFLGHVQQYIAVDWTDSLHDTMSDVVANLNQPLPIDSEVADTVVSLSVMEHLCEPQIMLNEAFRILKPGGNIILQVPWQWWIHEAPYDFFRYTPYGLKYLFEKAGFSDVVVEAQAGYFTTTILKWNYFTCRLIRGPEPLRWIIKACLLPCWYLGQKMAPILDRLDRNWALESCGYFVTAKRA; translated from the coding sequence TTGGTCAGCAAGAATCACATTAATCGCGGCTATCACAATTGGCTTGGTTACAATATAAATGATCGTTTTTTGGAAATGCATACGCGTTTGTATAACGGAGTCTTATACGATCTTGGCGCAGGCGAAGCACCTTATAAAGATTTTTTCTTGGGGCACGTTCAACAATACATCGCGGTAGATTGGACCGATAGTTTACACGATACAATGTCTGATGTTGTCGCCAATCTTAACCAACCTCTACCGATAGATTCAGAAGTTGCAGATACCGTGGTTTCATTATCTGTAATGGAACACCTCTGTGAACCACAAATTATGCTTAACGAAGCCTTTCGAATATTGAAACCTGGCGGAAATATTATTCTGCAGGTTCCCTGGCAGTGGTGGATACATGAGGCTCCTTATGATTTTTTCCGCTATACGCCATATGGACTAAAATATTTATTTGAAAAGGCTGGCTTTAGCGATGTTGTTGTTGAGGCGCAAGCCGGCTATTTCACTACCACAATACTTAAATGGAACTATTTTACCTGTCGCTTAATCCGTGGTCCAGAGCCGCTACGTTGGATTATTAAGGCATGTCTATTACCATGCTGGTATTTAGGACAGAAAATGGCACCTATATTAGACAGGCTGGACCGTAACTGGGCTTTGGAATCATGTGGTTACTTTGTCACGGCGAAAAGAGCTTGA
- a CDS encoding MOP flippase family protein, translating into MSLKRRAYSAVRWTAMASVARALLQLAQIGVLARLLSPQDFGLMSIVSLVLGFAYIFSDMGVNAAYVQRQDVTTEQRSSLFWLNVGLSVLVTAFVMILSPAIAGFFDDDRLVPLIMLAAMTFVLSALGQQIRMTSEKALEFGPVIFIEVGAAVLGFAVAVTVAKSGFGVYSLIWGAIVAASSGMLLSWIFLAHGWRPMWHFRVADVQSYLGFGSALVISNMVNEINRNVDLILGGRMLAAAALGFYSVPRQLIFQIQNTVNPIVTRVGFPLIAEIQSDLPKVRKVYLQTLNMTASTNAPLYLGIAFFSPEVVQVLMGDKWIAAAGLLRLLAIWGFFRSVGNPAGSLLLGMGRADLSLRWNLGLLVVVPPTLWGGSHFGSLGLAWALLGLAAALFIPGWYILIRPLCHARLLDYSIMTLRPFFIAFLSTSFVYYFLNHIESSFLKLALGIVFSASLYMTLSYFLNRDWIIEVARLLKPIQGIVILK; encoded by the coding sequence TTGAGTCTTAAGCGTAGAGCTTACTCGGCTGTACGCTGGACTGCAATGGCATCGGTCGCTCGAGCGTTGTTACAGTTGGCTCAGATTGGGGTGCTGGCGCGTTTGTTATCACCGCAAGATTTTGGGCTTATGTCTATTGTGAGCCTTGTATTGGGTTTTGCATACATTTTTTCGGATATGGGGGTTAACGCTGCTTATGTACAGCGACAGGATGTGACAACTGAGCAACGTTCCAGCCTCTTTTGGCTAAATGTTGGCCTTAGCGTGTTGGTGACTGCTTTTGTTATGATTTTGAGTCCAGCTATAGCTGGCTTTTTCGATGATGATCGCCTGGTTCCACTAATAATGTTGGCAGCTATGACCTTTGTGCTGAGTGCCCTGGGCCAACAAATACGGATGACATCGGAAAAGGCTTTGGAATTTGGGCCGGTGATATTTATTGAGGTAGGTGCCGCAGTTCTTGGGTTTGCTGTGGCGGTAACAGTTGCTAAATCTGGATTTGGTGTTTATTCGCTTATTTGGGGCGCTATCGTTGCGGCGTCTAGCGGGATGCTGTTGTCGTGGATTTTTCTGGCACATGGCTGGAGACCGATGTGGCACTTTAGAGTGGCGGATGTTCAAAGCTACTTGGGGTTTGGTAGTGCCTTGGTCATCAGTAATATGGTTAACGAAATAAACAGAAACGTGGACCTTATATTAGGTGGCCGAATGCTTGCAGCTGCGGCGTTGGGCTTTTATAGCGTGCCACGTCAACTGATTTTTCAAATTCAGAACACTGTAAATCCAATAGTAACTCGAGTTGGCTTTCCGCTTATCGCTGAAATTCAGTCTGATCTGCCAAAGGTCCGGAAAGTCTATCTTCAAACTTTGAATATGACCGCCTCAACAAATGCACCGCTGTATCTGGGTATTGCTTTTTTTTCGCCCGAAGTAGTTCAGGTATTAATGGGTGACAAATGGATAGCCGCTGCTGGCCTGTTACGATTGCTAGCGATATGGGGTTTTTTTCGTTCTGTCGGTAATCCTGCAGGCAGTTTGTTACTGGGCATGGGGCGTGCCGATCTGTCGCTCCGGTGGAACCTTGGCTTGCTCGTAGTTGTGCCACCTACTTTGTGGGGAGGTTCCCACTTTGGATCCTTAGGTTTGGCGTGGGCATTGCTGGGCTTAGCTGCGGCATTGTTTATTCCCGGCTGGTATATCTTGATTAGGCCTTTGTGTCATGCTCGATTATTGGATTATTCGATAATGACGCTGCGGCCGTTTTTTATCGCTTTTTTAAGTACTTCGTTTGTCTATTATTTTTTAAACCATATTGAGAGCTCTTTTTTAAAACTAGCGTTAGGTATCGTTTTTTCAGCATCTTTGTATATGACGCTTAGTTATTTTTTAAACCGTGATTGGATAATAGAAGTGGCGCGGCTGCTCAAGCCTATACAGGGTATAGTTATACTGAAATAG
- a CDS encoding glycosyltransferase has product MIKGKVAVIIAPFWGQPGNVGNNRIDRFIRWLNAANYSVVVVKAARKNRTEKKNWGVEVSVRDPLGLYRDVNSNEVIVQSPRKPSKVRRSLAYLFFNPDPGVVWARIAARNSGVLEVMEGASFILSSSPPESAHICAFLLSKKTRIPLVIDMRDGWLDEPLKPFLSKPSVRRWLESRHERKILSDAAAVFVTSDTWKLLLCKRFPHMSSKINVLTNSYPHTLSKMNPSVRRTDSNQLVFVHTGRFIGSRSTQSPEILLSPLLNAAQKLTGSAMVRFIGDLSTDEIERINPYRIEFEENNWLLTLEGPIVRAEIISMLNSVDGFLLLCASYAAIPSKLFEYIPEKKPILVVTYVGSATWNICKKLPQSFLFDILGDAESSDKVVRDFITASSGFLSGISPVEYSEEYTSRIFLRCVDFI; this is encoded by the coding sequence ATGATTAAAGGAAAAGTCGCTGTAATAATTGCCCCTTTTTGGGGACAGCCAGGGAATGTTGGAAACAACAGAATTGATCGTTTTATACGTTGGTTGAATGCTGCTAATTATAGTGTAGTAGTAGTTAAGGCTGCTAGAAAAAACAGAACTGAAAAGAAAAACTGGGGAGTGGAAGTTAGTGTAAGAGACCCTTTAGGCTTATATCGAGACGTTAACTCGAACGAAGTGATTGTACAATCACCGCGGAAACCGAGTAAAGTTAGAAGATCATTGGCGTACTTGTTTTTTAATCCGGATCCTGGGGTGGTTTGGGCTAGGATTGCTGCCAGAAATTCTGGTGTATTGGAGGTAATGGAAGGTGCCTCTTTTATTCTATCTTCAAGCCCTCCTGAGTCGGCTCATATTTGTGCTTTTTTACTGTCTAAAAAGACAAGAATACCATTAGTTATTGATATGCGAGATGGTTGGTTAGATGAGCCTCTGAAGCCCTTTCTTAGTAAGCCGAGTGTTCGCCGTTGGCTAGAATCCCGCCATGAGCGGAAAATTTTATCCGATGCGGCTGCAGTCTTTGTAACTTCTGATACTTGGAAACTATTACTTTGTAAAAGATTTCCTCATATGTCTTCAAAAATAAATGTGTTGACGAATTCGTATCCGCATACATTATCGAAGATGAATCCTTCAGTACGCAGGACAGATTCAAATCAGCTGGTTTTTGTTCATACAGGCCGATTTATAGGTTCGCGAAGTACACAGTCTCCGGAAATATTACTTTCCCCATTACTGAATGCAGCTCAAAAACTAACTGGAAGCGCGATGGTTCGATTTATAGGTGATCTTTCCACAGATGAGATTGAACGAATTAACCCTTATCGCATTGAATTCGAGGAAAATAACTGGCTATTAACGTTGGAAGGACCGATTGTAAGAGCGGAAATTATATCAATGCTTAATAGCGTTGATGGATTTTTATTGTTATGTGCGTCTTATGCTGCAATACCCAGTAAATTATTTGAATATATACCAGAGAAAAAGCCGATACTAGTTGTAACCTATGTGGGAAGTGCAACTTGGAATATCTGTAAAAAATTACCTCAGTCTTTTCTTTTTGATATTCTTGGGGATGCTGAATCATCCGATAAAGTTGTGCGCGATTTTATAACTGCATCTTCTGGATTTTTAAGTGGTATCTCGCCGGTAGAATATAGCGAAGAATATACTTCCCGTATATTTTTGAGATGTGTTGATTTCATTTGA
- a CDS encoding glycosyltransferase family 2 protein: MIQVVIVNWNSGDQLHECVNSVVKYGAGLVSQIIVVDNGSVDGSESCLEGIPLVTLIRAGANLGFGRACNLGAQKARSEFLLFLNPDARVFENTIFKSLAYMQLAENFEIGVCGVQLIDDQAHVARSCTRFPTLMHFFSNTIGLNRFLPKTSYFMSEWSHDDTREVDHVIGAFYLVRRSLFEQLGGFDERFFVYLEDLDFSCRAHQAGWKSVYLAGAQAFHAGGGTSDQVKDKRLFYSLRSRLLYGFKHFSTWESWTLLLLTCLVEPFTRTLYCFLGRDWKGIKNTFSGYQMLFSALPGMLKNRDRSGQ, encoded by the coding sequence ATGATCCAAGTAGTAATAGTCAACTGGAATTCTGGAGACCAACTTCATGAGTGTGTCAATTCCGTTGTTAAGTATGGTGCAGGTTTAGTGAGTCAGATTATCGTTGTCGACAACGGTTCTGTTGATGGGTCCGAATCCTGTCTTGAGGGAATTCCTTTAGTAACTCTGATTCGTGCAGGCGCTAATCTAGGTTTTGGTAGAGCATGCAATTTGGGGGCGCAGAAGGCTAGAAGTGAGTTTTTGCTTTTTTTAAATCCCGATGCCAGGGTCTTTGAAAATACTATATTTAAGTCACTTGCCTATATGCAGTTGGCAGAGAATTTTGAAATCGGTGTTTGTGGTGTCCAGTTGATAGATGATCAGGCACACGTAGCTCGTTCATGCACACGGTTCCCAACTCTTATGCACTTCTTTTCTAATACTATTGGACTTAACCGATTTCTGCCAAAAACCAGTTACTTTATGTCTGAATGGTCACACGATGATACTCGAGAAGTTGACCATGTTATTGGTGCATTTTATCTAGTACGTCGTAGTCTTTTTGAACAATTAGGCGGCTTTGATGAACGTTTTTTTGTTTACTTGGAAGATTTGGATTTTTCCTGCCGAGCACATCAGGCTGGTTGGAAGAGTGTATATTTGGCGGGTGCTCAGGCTTTTCATGCGGGTGGAGGCACATCCGATCAGGTAAAGGATAAACGATTATTTTATTCTTTGAGAAGTCGTTTGCTCTATGGTTTTAAGCATTTTTCAACTTGGGAATCTTGGACCCTTCTATTACTTACTTGTCTGGTTGAACCGTTCACTAGAACATTATATTGTTTCTTGGGAAGAGATTGGAAGGGGATAAAGAATACGTTTTCTGGATACCAGATGTTATTTTCTGCCTTGCCAGGTATGTTGAAAAATAGAGATCGATCAGGCCAATGA
- a CDS encoding glycosyltransferase family 4 protein has protein sequence MKILLLSRYGTHGASSRVRFLQYLPYLRQRGIELTVSPLLSNRYLDALYKGKQSWPEVCRGYVKRLFSVISGIKYDLVIIEKELFPFMPSWFEFLLKKTGVKYIVDYDDALFHRYDKHPRWPIRALFTRKIDSVMKHASLVIAGNEYLAQRARAAGASRVEILPSVVDLERYQVREQRTQHKLIIGWIGTPKTCHYLFPLKDVFLSLRNDFDVRFVAVGARPEQLKDMPIEAWPWSEATEVELIQRFDVGIMPLHDSPWERGKCGYKLIQYMACGVPVVSSPVGVNKNIVEPDVNGYLPEDLAQWREALLTLLKDKSKRVSLGENGRDKVERLYSLQIQAPRLLALLQDVSY, from the coding sequence ATGAAAATTCTTTTGCTTTCACGCTATGGTACGCATGGGGCTAGTAGCCGGGTGAGATTTTTGCAGTATCTTCCCTATCTGCGACAGAGAGGTATCGAACTAACCGTATCGCCTTTGCTTTCAAACCGATACCTTGATGCTCTGTACAAGGGAAAACAGAGTTGGCCGGAAGTGTGTCGAGGGTACGTTAAACGTTTGTTCAGCGTAATTTCGGGTATCAAATATGACTTGGTTATTATCGAAAAAGAGCTATTCCCTTTTATGCCATCGTGGTTTGAATTCCTTCTGAAAAAAACAGGAGTGAAATATATAGTTGACTATGACGATGCGCTTTTTCACAGGTATGATAAGCATCCAAGATGGCCGATTCGCGCACTTTTTACTCGCAAGATTGATTCCGTAATGAAGCACGCCAGTTTGGTCATTGCCGGCAATGAATATCTGGCACAAAGGGCCAGAGCCGCTGGGGCGAGTCGAGTTGAAATATTACCGTCTGTTGTTGATTTGGAACGTTATCAGGTACGGGAGCAACGAACCCAACATAAGCTGATTATCGGCTGGATTGGAACCCCTAAAACATGCCACTACTTGTTCCCCTTGAAAGATGTATTTTTGTCTCTTAGAAATGATTTTGATGTACGTTTTGTTGCGGTTGGGGCTAGGCCGGAACAGTTAAAGGATATGCCAATAGAAGCTTGGCCATGGTCAGAAGCAACGGAAGTTGAGTTGATTCAGCGATTTGATGTCGGTATCATGCCATTACATGATTCGCCTTGGGAACGCGGAAAATGTGGTTACAAATTAATTCAATATATGGCATGTGGCGTGCCGGTAGTTTCATCGCCAGTTGGTGTAAATAAAAACATCGTAGAGCCGGATGTTAACGGTTATCTACCTGAAGATTTGGCACAATGGCGAGAAGCTCTCTTAACTTTGCTAAAAGATAAAAGTAAACGTGTAAGTTTAGGGGAAAATGGACGCGATAAGGTAGAACGGTTGTACTCGCTTCAAATACAAGCGCCGAGATTACTAGCACTTTTACAAGATGTGTCTTATTAG
- a CDS encoding NAD-dependent epimerase/dehydratase family protein, producing the protein MTHYQKIKAELRQKPRKWLVTGVAGFIGSNMLEALLKLNQHVIGIDNFSTGFQRNLDEVCDDVSLEQWARFQFIEGDLRDLDDCRMACEGINHVLQYAALGSVPRSIDDPISTNATNIDGFLNMLVAARDSNVKNFTYAASSSTYGDSKVLPRVEGEIGNPLSPYALTKYVNELYAAVFASTYGFNSIGLRYFNVFGKRQNPNGAYAAVIPKWTAAMIEGEDIYIYGDGGTSRDFCFIDNVIQAGILAAMSTSSAQNQICNIAFGARTSLNELFELIRCNLAGHEVFYTKSPAYCEFRKGDVRHSHADISKAKRLLGYSPEFDIHVGLAQAMPWYMEYLKER; encoded by the coding sequence ATGACTCATTACCAAAAAATAAAAGCAGAGTTGAGACAGAAGCCAAGAAAATGGCTTGTTACGGGAGTGGCTGGTTTTATTGGCTCTAATATGCTGGAAGCACTTCTGAAGCTTAATCAACATGTCATAGGTATCGATAATTTTTCTACCGGATTTCAGAGAAATCTTGATGAGGTTTGCGACGATGTAAGCCTTGAACAGTGGGCACGCTTTCAGTTCATAGAAGGGGATCTTCGAGATCTTGACGACTGTCGCATGGCTTGCGAAGGAATAAATCATGTATTGCAATATGCGGCCTTGGGCTCAGTCCCGCGCTCAATCGATGACCCAATAAGCACTAATGCTACTAATATCGACGGCTTTCTTAATATGTTGGTGGCTGCGAGGGACTCGAATGTCAAAAATTTTACCTATGCCGCATCCAGTTCTACTTATGGGGATTCAAAAGTACTTCCCAGAGTAGAAGGTGAAATTGGAAACCCCCTTTCTCCATATGCATTAACAAAGTATGTAAATGAGTTATATGCGGCGGTATTCGCGAGTACCTATGGTTTTAACAGTATAGGTTTGCGTTATTTTAATGTTTTTGGAAAGCGTCAGAATCCTAATGGTGCCTATGCGGCCGTTATCCCGAAGTGGACGGCTGCGATGATAGAAGGTGAAGATATCTATATTTATGGGGATGGTGGAACGAGTCGCGACTTTTGTTTTATAGACAATGTCATACAGGCGGGAATATTGGCAGCTATGTCTACATCTTCTGCACAAAACCAGATTTGCAATATTGCATTTGGGGCTCGGACAAGTCTTAATGAATTATTTGAGCTCATTCGTTGTAATCTGGCCGGTCATGAGGTTTTTTACACAAAATCGCCTGCTTATTGCGAATTCCGTAAGGGGGATGTTCGCCATTCCCACGCGGATATAAGCAAGGCGAAGCGTCTGCTAGGCTATTCGCCAGAATTTGATATTCATGTGGGGTTGGCGCAGGCTATGCCTTGGTATATGGAGTATCTTAAGGAAAGGTGA